Proteins from one Setaria italica strain Yugu1 chromosome V, Setaria_italica_v2.0, whole genome shotgun sequence genomic window:
- the LOC101781899 gene encoding pathogen-related protein encodes MAAAAEVGAGDKYRSFIHGESEKDTVWRYGAPPNYDVVNKLFEAERTRVWPEGSLEEKVQRLLKTWEMELVHKVRPEDQKTVNSEKYSASNNGMKALSRAEVMAIGGYNHFLRTKLPPEHRIFDPDQETLDSAMATFLTAFPRGFAIEVLDVYSGPPKIAFKFRHWGYMEGPFKGHPPHGQRVEFIGVCIFHVDEEMKVEKSEYFYERGNFLASFLSPPDAAPGSGSAGSGSGCPVMRWN; translated from the exons atggcggcggccgcggaggtggGAGCAGGGGACAAGTACCGGTCCTTCATCCACGGCGAGAGCGAGAAGGACACCGTGTGGAGGTACGGCGCGCCGCCCAACTACGACGTCGTCAACAAGCTCTTCGAGGCGGAGAGGACGCGGGTGTGGCCCGAGGGAtccctggaggagaaggtgcaGCGGCTGCTCAAGACATGGGAGATGGAGCTCGTCCACAAGGTCCGCCCCGAGGACCAGAAGACCGTCAACTCCGAAAAGTACTCCGCCAGCAACAACG GGATGAAGGCCCTGAGCCGGGCGGAGGTGATGGCGATCGGCGGGTACAACCACTTCCTGCGCACCAAGCTCCCGCCGGAGCACCGCATCTTCGACCCGGACCAGGAGACGCTCGACTCCGCCATGGCCACGTTCCTCACGGCGTTCCCGAGGGGGTTCGCCATCGAGGTGCTCGACGTCTACAGCGGCCCGCCCAAGATCGCCTTCAAGTTCCGGCACTGGGGGTACATGGAGGGGCCATTCAAGGGCCACCCGCCGCACGGCCAGCGCGTCGAGTTCATCGGCGTCTGCATCTTCCAC GTTGACGAGGAGATGAAGGTGGAGAAGTCGGAGTACTTCTACGAGCGCGGCAACTTCCTGGCCAGCTTCTTGAGCCCGCCCGATGCTGCGCCAGGTTCAGGTTCAGCAGGTTCAGGATCGGGATGCCCCGTGATGCGCTGGAACTGA